From Pseudodesulfovibrio nedwellii:
GCGACCCAAAAAGTTTTGGAGAGTCCAAAGAACCTTTTTCAAAAGGTTCTCTGGTCCCGCTGAAAACGACCGCCGGTAGGCCCACCGGAGGCTCCCACTTCTAAACTCGTGTATCCTCGACGATGCACCCATCGTGTAACCGGATAACTCGTCCGGCTTCCTTGGCAACATCTTCGTCGTGCGTTACCAACACAATGGTCTGTCCGGCTTCATGCACAGAATGAAAAAGCTTCATGATCTCGGACGATGTTGCAGAATCAAGCTGCCCGGTTGGTTCGTCTGCGAGGATAATCTGCGGCTCGTTGAGCAACGCACGGGCCATGGCCACTCGCTGCTGCTGCCCACCGGAAAGTCGTGAAGGCTTAAAATCCATACGATCAGCCAACCCAATCTGCTCCATGAGCACACCGGCCCGAGCGAGCAACTCGGCTCGCGGCTTGCCAGAATACAATCCGGGCAGGATGACGTTCTCCAAGGCCGTGGCATAGGGAATAAGATAAAAGGACTGGAACACAAACCCGAGGGATAAATTACGTAGATCAGACTGGGCATCGTCATCGAGAGAAGCGGCATCCCTGCCAAGCAGTCGGTAAACCCCGGCCGTAGGCCGGTCGAGCAAACCAATTATGTGCAAAAGTGTGGACTTGCCGGAGCCGGACGTACCTTGCAAGGCAATGAATTCACCGGAATCAACATCGAGTGTGATGGACTTGAGCACCTCGATACCCGACTCGGTATCACCGTTCTTTTTTTCTCCCTGCGGG
This genomic window contains:
- a CDS encoding ABC transporter ATP-binding protein — translated: MSHPAISLDAINKTFFPQGEKKNGDTESGIEVLKSITLDVDSGEFIALQGTSGSGKSTLLHIIGLLDRPTAGVYRLLGRDAASLDDDAQSDLRNLSLGFVFQSFYLIPYATALENVILPGLYSGKPRAELLARAGVLMEQIGLADRMDFKPSRLSGGQQQRVAMARALLNEPQIILADEPTGQLDSATSSEIMKLFHSVHEAGQTIVLVTHDEDVAKEAGRVIRLHDGCIVEDTRV